In the genome of Aedes aegypti strain LVP_AGWG chromosome 2, AaegL5.0 Primary Assembly, whole genome shotgun sequence, the window GTTCCTGTAGGATTAAGAAGTTGAGTCACTGTAAACAAAAAGGAAATAGGTTAACCTATAttttttggaccccctgggccattttcctgcaaatttcccagtttaaattgaaagaccaactcaattcgcatgctaTTTTGAAAGAtagtgtgtttattttatctgaaatcaatttagtttaatcggttcatccatgcaaccgttaaaacacgttacacacaaaaattgaagccgtcagaattatttcaaatgtgaacaaaaacttttttcaaatttctgaactaaatcgTACAATTTCTTCgtttttccattgtcaatcgatttaTTAGACTATGGACAAGCatatacagtaatacctcgatataacgtaactcgatttttattttcgttacgttatatcgaggttacgttatatcgaagcaattttttttctgaatttcgttCATCATGTATTGTTTGGTGAGAAAATGGGTCTtacattgatattattgaactagcaggcattttcagtttatctcacatattttttaaaaatatttttccgtaTTAAATTtccttatatttttctttttgttttattttttacttttaccTTTTTATTTCAGTATTCCCTAATGAAATATATTCAGGAAaaaactttggaggaatccttgaacactcgGAGAAACTATACAATAAATTCATGAatgagatctttcagaaatctttaaaaatgttaatgttgagcaatCCATGAACATTTCTAGCAAGCAGTTATGGAATTTCAAGAATTCTGTTATGAGGAACTCGTGGTAAAACTCTTGAAGCAAATCGTTTTGTAATTTCTGGACATAATTTTAGAATGAATGtcccaagaattctttgaaaaatgtttttttagaatccatgaagaaatcactagaaaactgtcaaaaacaagaactatcttcgagtaatttttcatgcaaaagtttctgaacgaatacgttgtgaattttcggtagtattttaggagagatttctggaggatctcCGGAGGAGAATGCTCAGTTTTTGGAatccctgaatatatttttgtaaaaaaaaaatccatagaaaaatttctagacttATCGTCTTTAAGAATTACTTTAAGAACccaatgaaatcattggaatctttctttagaaattcgtgttggaatcaatgaaagatttcatttcacatagaatccttgaagaacttAAAGTAATATATAGAAtggtttttgcataaatatttgtaaaaagttctgcagaaaatcataattaaattggtggagaaatgccaagaaaattgttcttcaggtttttggacgaatacttgtacagttttttaaataatttgtagagCATTCCAAGAATCATATCTTTAAAAAGgccgctggaagaattcatgaaaaaatgctgaaataatttataaatttctagacTCCGGAAAAGTATAAGGTATCATATGTGGAATTGTTTGTAGAATGCATAGCTGAATCCACTTTGTATCCTGGAAATAACACATGAATATCTGGAGGGTCAacttgtagaatttctggaatataaatgaaataattcCGACAATTTTAAGAATAGGTTTTATGTTTATATATGAATACCAGGACAGTTTAAGATAAGCTCATGGAGCAATTATTTTCGGAATATCTGGAGGCATCCTCAAAATCCGTCGAGAAATttcgatatcgatttatgactgtattcagtggtagtaaacgcacagacaaacagacgtcacacccTTAccgttgtccatcgaccacctttttaacggtcgattcaaatatacaccgtgtccagtatattctcatacaaattcgagATAACATTACTTAGTGCTTGTTTAACTGACATCattggtgataatattttttgaaagtggttgtaatactgattcactacaggaaatattttggaaatatttcaattataaacttattttatcaacttaagaatttacgaaaaatatttccagctcataggcagagcccaatttcaatctgcagttatcgcacatatatttatcaaattttatcaatatttatctattcaaaacgcaatataattaacttaaagtttctgaaactttgTCGTGAATGCTCTAATTTTCACATTGTTAAccagaccaatatgaacaaaaattcattttaagtgcaaaacacgacttcaatggacatttcatcacttatcatagcaattattttttcttattcataaaacaacCTATTCTACATTAGTATAATACTACCAGACTACAATGAAATACTACGACATTGGATTATCCTACATTCAGTGAAGTTAtaccaaagaaaagaaaaagtgtatgagaatatattggacacgATGTATTGTAGGTGGTCAGTCCACCGGCAGCGCTCGCatagtttttgttcgtgtttgacgtttacacactaccgccatctgttggtctaCCGGCCAAATAcatcaattttagcattgggcgtacatgctctctcgactatgattttggTCGCTATTTGttataagtgttacgtctgtttgtctgtggtaaacgctcgaattgctttgatttagtattggttggtgtttgaatcttgaaaaatgtttatagcagttcataaaccatgtttttgataaaaattgtaaaaataaatggggtcaaaaaaagttacgttatatcgaggtaaaaattacgttatatcgagttacgttataaagaggttacgttatatcgaggttacgttatatcgaggtattactgtaatacaaccagtgtcgtggactttgtcgtcAAACGATAAAAATGCCGGGgatccaaaatgtattggtgtgtccaaaataatgaaaaacagtgcttcacaattcaattattttcgacgttttttggatcctacagaaccattggggccttccttagcggagtggttagagtccgcggctacaaagcaaagccatgctgaaggtgtctgggctcgattcccagtcggtccagaatcttttcgtaatggaaatttccttgacttgcgtgggcatagaatatcatcgcacctgccacatgatatacgaatgcgaaaatggcaactttggcatagaaatctctcagttagtaactgtggaagtgctcataagaacactaagctgagatgcaggctctgttccagtgaggacgttaatgccaagaaaaagatgaccatatgggcatttttatctcgtagaggaagtttttctctacattttggcatgttctttgacttagTTAAGCTGTAGAATTAATCAATTGGggtaaaaaactaaaatcatttccttagggggtccaaaaaacgaccgttaccctactgTATATATCCCATCAAATTGTGTGTTTGGTGATATGCACGAACCCATTTCGTCCATTGCACTAAAGATCTAGCTCTTTTTCGAATGATTCGTACATTGCGTATAATACGAAACAACGAATTCCGATtacaaaatgtttagtacatacAATATAAACagtcattgtttgttttgatttggagCTTGATTTTTCTTACGAAGCTGGTTATATACATTTTACGGAACTgattcgttgcagaaaacaacgaataatttcgtagttcAAACGAATGATTTCGTTATATAAAGCAATATATATTTACAGTGTGGTTTTTAATAAAGGCATTCACTCTTATACCTTCATATAATGAATCGTAGTACTGAACTGATTTGTACGAATGGTTTTGGTTCTCAAAGGACTACATCTAATATAGGCCTCAATATATATAAGCGTaaccagtgcacagtggtccagaaacggtcttctacaaagttgcttGTAttggccctttgtttggtgttattaaaaattagggtggtccacagtTTCATAGAAATGGTACAGTCAAGTCTCCCTAGCTCGATACTGAATCGACCATTgatttagggaggtatcgagataaagagcaaaaatttttcaaattttcaaattttcgtaaattttacaaaatacattaaaaatagttatcttcttcttctttctggcgttacgtccccactgggacagagcctgcttctcagcttagtgttcttgtgagcacttccacagttattaactgagagcttactatgccaatgaccatttttgcatgcgtatatcgtgtggcaagtacgatgatactttatgccctgggaagtcgagaaaatttccaacctgaaaagatcctcgaccggtgggattcgaacccacgaccctcagcttggtctagctgaatagctgcgcgtttaccgctacggctatctgggccctcaaCGTGAATATAATAGTAGAATTTTGACTCTTTCACCGTGAAGTAGGTGAAgagtcaacaaaaaaaaatgaagttttatcACCCAGAAACTAGTTGAAACCCTTAATTTTACTAATTGCGTAATCATAACATTCAAATTTATGGATTTTATCAACATTTGGAGGATAtctgaaacttttcatgaaaatatcgagttagagaggtaaactagCATGAGAAACTcaaacatcgagttagagaggtatcgacatacagagggatcaaagtatACTAAATTGAAGgaaccgcgcattccatcgagttaggggaaatttcgagttatagaatatcgagtaaggacagttgactgtataactaactttcttatttttgtaaattataATATACATGCTCcagcaaagttttagatcattcaatttcaagcataaatttgccaaaaaacagtttttaattgaccgatttagaattttttttttttcttatggtgacagagggtggtccaacaaaaactGATTTTCAGGCTGCAGCGTTTTCAAttctaatatctcatcaaagtagtctatgaaacacttttagagcatTCAAAAATACGTTATTTGGTGAGCAAAGGAAgtcgctatctctttccgtttggaagttattgttgttttcctTGTAAAACACGCCtacctactttgattgtgaatatttctgattggggcaaacataaaaataaattttgacggCAATAACCTTTGAGCTAAACTAGATATCAACAGtctctttgtatgaaaatttgcgttttttcaAGTTCTAAAGGTCGTTCATAGACTCCTTTGACGGAAAGTCTTGAATTTaaaatatacataaaaaaacatgagaaaatattgttgatatctattttagctctaaagttttcattttgtcaaaagttatttttcatgtttgccccaatcagagatattcacaatcaaagtaggcgtgTTTTAacaagaaaaacaacaaatgcgcgcttagacaacttgcagatgatgctgtggtctctatgaagggcccacgagcgaaaatcttgcaaagaccattgccaaatttccttgataatctatccacttgggctggacatttagggatcgagtttgcgccgcaaaaactcaactggttgtattttctaagaagcggaatccagcccaactaAAGCAGAAACAGACATTGACCAGTCTTTgatttcaaaataccttggggtctagTTTTGATTCGAAATGCACTTGACGAACccatattaggtatttaacggaaaaatggcaacaaaggatcaattttctacgaacaattaccggaacatgatggggtgctcacccgtaagacctcataaaactgtataaaacaaccattctctctgttctagggtatggctctttctgttttctctcaacagcaaactgccacctgattaattggaacgaattcagtATCGTATCGCCTTAGGAtgtatgcactcgacacataatgcgagcctagaggtacTGGCAGGCTACAGAActgattctgggagctctcgctaagaatacttatcaagtgtggagtgagcaacacgctcgtcatcgaaaacttcgaagaatcgctcaaactgaatactcagtcaaaattcatgatagtTTAtttctactacatgtcatctgacattagccttccatgttataacgcTCCACGTGTACGCTCCACCAATggcagttcctctgttgaatcctctgaccatgaaacaagctattcatggaattccagatcaatttcgatgtattactatcccacgtatttttaacgcaaagtaccggaatgtcgattcctacaggaatttttaatgaatactagatttaaaatcactccgttaccaggaataTCAAAAACAAGCAGATGTTattgggcatatcgacatacagagagagaatcgggaatgaaaatcacatcgcgataaggaggatatcaagatatggagagtgaaaatgtatgcagaattcttcttcttcttcttgcccactgggacagagcctgcttctcagcttagttttatatgagcacttccacagttattaactgagagctttctttgccaaagttgccatttttcattcgtatatcgtgtggcaggtacgatgatactctatgcccaaggaagtcaaggaaatgttTACTACAAAAAGATtttagaccgaccgggaatcgaacccagacaccttcagcttggctttcctttgtagccgcggacactaaTCACTCGGCTGAAGAAGGCACTATGAAGGGATCCAACAAATCTCGCGCAACGTTTCATAATGGaatatctaacattgagagactctctttgtttactttctctttaatcaataactgagtcacattaacctcttctgtagcgttttttgtatgaaacgctagtcaaggaaattgcctttcgattcatagtgaaaaacttcaaaagcttCAATATTCCACTGTTACATCCGAAAGaaagcgagagaggagagaatctctcatttgtacataggtcctctagtaatgttcagcgagaaatcatcgacataggtaGAAATAtcaagatgtagaacatcgagatgtgcaGAATCGACTGTAGAATACAAAGCGTAAATTGAAAACAACTAAGATAATTGTGATTGCGAAACCTATCATTCCAATACATAATTTCCCATTTATTTGACTCTACTAAATTTGCGAAGCACGTAAAAAAGTGACGTTGATTGAATTTACGTTGAAAAAGACACCGTAAATTGAGGTGTTAATGGATATTATTTCAATACTTTGCCTACATCACTCCACTGTGCAGCACCACCCAAAAATCACACACAGCGGTGTCGGCTTCATCGGTTTTGCAGTCGatgcattttattattttttcatctcGACTTCCCGAACAGGCTATTTTTCTATCGAGTCAGTCCCTGCTCTTGCATATTGGTCATTCCACGCAGTGGTAGAACCATCCCCAGTTCGGTCGACAGGTTCGCTTTCGACATCGCTTTCCGCATCTCCAACCATCCGAAAAATTCCGCGCCCATACGAACTGCACGTTTGTACCCGTTTCAGCGTTGATTCTATAGGTActctccttgtttttttttttggtaaaaaactgtttgattgatattgatattaATATCAAGGCTTTTTATGTGGTTCTCCGTTGGCTCTTGCACTGACCGTTCATATTCGTTCGGTTCCTATGACGGACAAACCAACGGAATCGCACTTTTTTCCTCCCATCCTTCCCGGCATTGATCCATGAACGGAGGGCTTGGCGAAGGGACGTCTGGATGGTTTTGTGTTCGCCTGACTATTTGCGAGCCAAGCTCGGAAAATCCTGGCCATTGTTTGGCATCCATAGCAACGGCGATGTGTTCCGGATTTCATCATTTAtgaaatgcacttttataaatacAAAACCATCGCGCTGAACGATACCGGCCTTCGCTCAGCCAATCATACATGTCGAACGATAGAAtagaaaattagtttttttcacgctcaactcaactcaactgtCTGGATCGAACTAAAATAAAACTTTGTTCTTTTCTcttctatttcgattttttcatgatagGCACTTGACGAATACGATATTCAGCCGGATCTTCCACAGGCCCTGCGACTGCTGGACGAGATGAATAATAACTTCAAACAGGTTTCCGACCTTGTTGGCAATATGCTGCAGCGAGTCAAAACGGGAGAACTGTCCACAGAGTACGGGCTGAACTTCCTGGAGATCAAATATCACATGCTACTCAACTATCTGATCAATCTGACTTACGTCGTGCTTAGGAAATGTTCCGGTAACTTCAAATCCATTATCCCAAGAATGTTTCTCGAATAATCACGTACTTTAACATTTTAGGTCACAAAATCGAGAAAGACCCCTCGATCGATCGCCTCATCGAAATCCGCACAGTTCTCGAAAAGATCCGTCCGATCGATTACAAACTGCGCTACCAGATAGACAAACTGGTCAAAACGGCCGTTACCGGTGCGAGCGTAGCCGACGATCCGACATCCTTCAAAGCCAACCCTGCGAACCTGATGTCCCAGCTGCCGGAAACGGCAGGTGCGGACGGGGATAGTGGTTCCGGAGATGAATCGGATGACTCTGCCAAGGTGTTGCAAAAACTTCGCAAGGCAAAGGCAGCCAAGGCGGGGCTGGGCAAACCGGAAACGAGCAGTACCGGTGAGGTGTACGTACCTCCCAAGCATATGGCCGTGCCGTACGAGGAGGAATCCAAGTCCGATCGGGCGAGAAAGCAGATGGAACGGGCACGGAAGCGAGCGCTGGGGTCCTCGTTGATACAGGAGCTGAAGGAGGAGTATCTGGACACGCCggtggagatttcctccagctCGAGAGCGCTGCAAAAATTGTCCCGCAAGGAGCGTGAGCGAGAGGAGTACGAGGAGAAATATCTGACGCGATTGCCGATTACCAAGGCGGACAAGCACCGGAGTCGGAAGCTTACTACACTCGGTAAGTGTTATCAAGAGGTTTCAGCGATGAAATCTGTTtgcttaggggtcgtccataaatgacgtagctttttaggggggagggggtcttcgcaaatttgtgacgaagtgtgacgagggggagggaggggtcctagctagtggacgtagcattttgaatcaagtccgtaaaaagaaaggcgctgagaaaaattgcatacaattattttttatgacacttctttttttttttacttataaacttgggttataaaattatgattaagcttcaaaacattcatatgacaagattgaaaaaatatttatgaaacttcagattttcttgataaatgctatcaaacatatgttttgaagcttcaaatcattatgtaaatattatattatattcgtgtccaaattaataaatttataaataaacgaaataagtttaatgaattgattaaaaatcaatgctctaactacttgtagtacatttttttttgcgatttgttaacatgacataaagtctgccgttttagttttatccatattttcttttagggctttatttcttcaagaaaataaaatatgctcttcttggcaaatattacatttaaagcaagatatttattccgtgaattatgccttcaatgttgcaggagatctccacccaatcaactcatcatttgttttgcTATATCAATGCtattgatggaatagcctgaatattaatgaggataatagattcgagtgttaataaaattgccctatcattaaattttgtcaataactcggtaatttgtaAGATCAAttcagtatggaaacgataaggaaaatcaactgaaatattaatagagattattgtatttgtataataatcgctaaaattttctaaacattccaaatatttcaagtttaatcttttatgtatctggccactgtttgctaaaatgatttgaaattggataatattaacgatgattcatttcaaattaatatattttcttgatcatcttcattgaaatctttttcctaacaacgaataatttaaaaaaaaaaacaatcttctaatataacgaaatttttgttcaatatattataaaatatattggaccctaactcgacagtaacgagcttcatcaatccaataaaaaaaaattcacattttttatagtaaacttattttctatggtaagaacagcaatagtaatataatttagtctataagaaactggaaaccaaaaccaaggaaaatgtttatttaaattttttccaaattacttttgagcgctactgtatatcaaactattagaatagattatcctttcatttcagtcagtaatcaatatcaaactttgtattgaacttctcaattccaattttttgtttcaacccagtcactaaggaaaacaattgaaaaaatatagggAGGGGGGGTgctcgatatgctacgtattttccaaagGGGAGTACCAGCATATGtaacgaaatgctacgaggggagaggggggtgtaaaaaatcagtgaaaaaacgCTACGTCATTTATAGACGGTCCCTTATTGTTTATACCGACTTACTCAATTCTTTTGTGAGTCAAATCATTATTCGAAAATATTAGGTACAGGGTGTAATTTGCGAACACCGTTCAAACTTTGAACCAAGCTGAACAAGTTGAACATTCCTACATGGTTTACCataatgattttttatgttCTTTTTGTAAATTTCCTTGGAACTCACTAGATTTGAACCGTAATATCTTGAAACTAATAGTCCGAAGAtcaacacgaaaaaaaaaaatcatttgggaTTATCTATTTTAGAATTTACGGGAAAAATCTGTAGAATGGCTAGCGGCCTTCAGAAAAAACGTCCCCGAACATTTTTAATTTGCCTTGTTCAGTACGAGgcaatcattttgaaattatttagaaTTCATTTTTTGTGAACACATAGATGCGTTGAATGAAGTAAATGAacattgattttctattggtttCAACGAGACATAATCTTTCCCATATTTTGTCGTTTGGATTATATACGGACACCCTGTAGACCCGTATGGTTGggagcagggattgaatcttgagaaaattgagagaatctctcacgtatcgctctctgtaactatcataacatgctacacattatgagagactgtttatcgtatactgctacaactttgatcagattggggggatagcagtgcatgataaaacccctctaaacaagctccaaacctgggggacactattgctattggaagtttgtggattgtttatcgtgccagtaaagaagaATACCTATCCTCAACGGTAAAcgagcgagaaaaattgattttatcaccgctctctctttggggctctcgctcgctgcttccatttatcagacttgttacaccttgcgatacaatgacgatcgtggaccgcaacagatgggatgtttttctttgcttcctTTGATCGTCTTTCacactcaaatgagagcgaattctgcaatgcctggttgGGAGACAAAACATAGAAAGGAAGTAATTGTAATCGAACGTCGAATGGAAGAATTGGATGTGAGTAAACATTTATCTGTAGAATGATTCTCCTCCGAGAGAATAAGTAATTCAACGTTTCATATTATCGACCTTTGATAATTGTGCTTGTATGGCATATTTCATTCTAAATAAGTTATTTTATATAGCATATTTCATCTCTAAATAAGTTGCAGCTAAAGTTTTAtgcttttggagattttttttttgtgatactgcattgtagtaactgagacatttTTTCGCCCCACACCATGTTTTGCACCTATTAATGTCtgtcaaaaaatgaaatttacaaactttgatgtttTATGAGTTTTGTCCCTAGTGCTATTGCCTTAAAATGCCGAATACGacgcttaaaatggcagaaatctacattctttggaagtccctccccttggttatgcgaccttgccgcgatgggagggcataatccattagcccataagatggaaaccaaaaacgtaacctgtagtggtggtatcacattttggcattttgcttaaagccgcgtcataatttatattgcatagacgcaataatatctcggatgtgatccaacggacgttCTGCGTCGTTGATAtcattgatgcccatttcaaataagcAATCTATTCGAAgaggacattaatactattggcgACGATAAGTTTGcgttttgctaaccagaatgatccgtagccactcttactattagttagctagacacatcgttatcatataagacgtagggaatattactctgaggaaaatgactagtagattcactgagtagaaataagtggcgacaatattattttaatatggtttctACATTGCTATAATAaggaatacctcttttgtaacaatggtataaacaatctaattccagcttcattttcgcaaaaattacaagtagaaagtaggcgttgtgaagcattgcatttgccactgaaaagtgaatcttgtaggagactgtactATATCAAACTTAAGGTAGTAATGACTATGGGCATActaattttgagaaattgtttaaca includes:
- the LOC5570636 gene encoding neuroguidin translates to MVQALDEYDIQPDLPQALRLLDEMNNNFKQVSDLVGNMLQRVKTGELSTEYGLNFLEIKYHMLLNYLINLTYVVLRKCSGHKIEKDPSIDRLIEIRTVLEKIRPIDYKLRYQIDKLVKTAVTGASVADDPTSFKANPANLMSQLPETAGADGDSGSGDESDDSAKVLQKLRKAKAAKAGLGKPETSSTGEVYVPPKHMAVPYEEESKSDRARKQMERARKRALGSSLIQELKEEYLDTPVEISSSSRALQKLSRKEREREEYEEKYLTRLPITKADKHRSRKLTTLGTLGDELTSFGDISALDDELPSSSASKGGKKRKAPKGGKKHGKKRRFR